The Helianthus annuus cultivar XRQ/B chromosome 16, HanXRQr2.0-SUNRISE, whole genome shotgun sequence genome includes a window with the following:
- the LOC110916385 gene encoding uncharacterized protein LOC110916385 produces the protein MMQENMMFEHEHPFSLIDLWSEQLQREEESEEDEEENDDVLIAKQDFKCLCSRCGEDINWYHRYYYSCCHCSDYSVHKFCAELPENLEDVCEVGHALDLTQSAPHWNRKGWSREDDWNCKICGRYQKSGDLWYRCDRCYFQFDVNCGTKMLQKNVIHHPSHKHPLICISKQLLAKCDACGKEHKGNFYHCSMCVRSNFIHSDCAFLPQKLQIQDTTNDVFSHIHHLTLAYSFPIDDQRSKNRPRCRVCRNMFFDQPNLWMYKCEKCRYYTHLDCATSRDEPFLSILKSPGTSSKNYKDDEHLDLLHLPFPDPSYSILKHLFSMEKGLSTLEVSNKNTYKAQGIIHQHPLILEDITNPTFSRIKPISYHDPMKRIQLLCDGCVRPITSGPIYVCDSEGQCNFVLHEWCSRLPAKLNGHFAHQQHTLILHSKAPPRKFFGVFECDICKLHCNGFAYCCMDCNNCIIDVHCAFLPKEITHTSHPNHLLSLVNHESLHDTCRMCGYFYPNLSFDCRTCNDFRLHVKCALFIPETTRNKCDKHPMKLSYFPIENHKSDYFCEVCERQLNPEMPFYHCHECMQSMHTACAPSILQYETYDEYPTGVYEFVNVKFGGRYENTKVHPHPLSFVQGIEDDGHCASNDCHYYDNRLQFRMIFKCLNCKFAVHYDCCERMSN, from the exons ATGATGCAAGAAAATATGATGTTTGAACACGAACATCCATTTAGTCTTATAGACTTGTGGTCGGAGCAACTGCAACGCGAAGAAGAGTCTGAAGAAGACGAGGAGGAGAATGATGATGTTTTAATTGCAAAACAAGACTTTAAATGTTTATGTTCCAGATGTGGGGAAGACATCAACTGGTATCATAGGTATTACTACTCTTGTTGTCATTGTAGTGACTACTCTGTTCATAAATTTTGTGCAGAGCTTCCAGAAAATTTGGAAGACGTTTGTGAGGTTGGTCATGCTCTTGACCTCACCCAATCGGCACCCCATTGGAACCGGAAGGGATGGTCCCGGGAGGACGATTGGAACTGTAAAATTTGTGGTAGGTATCAGAAGTCTGGAGATTTGTGGTATCGTTGTGATCGTTGTTATTTTCAATTTGATGTAAATTGTGGTACGAAAATGCTACAAAAGAATGTCATCCATCATCCTAGCCACAAACACCCACTAATTTGCATCTCAAAACAACTTTTAGCCAAGTGTGATGCATGTGGGAAGGAACATAAGGGGAACTTCTATCATTGTTCCATGTGTGTCAGGTCTAATTTTATTCATAGTGATTGTGCTTTTCTACCACAAAAGTTGCAAATCCAAGATACTACGAATGATGTCTTCTCCCATATCCATCATCTCACCCTTGCTTATTCCTTTCCAATCGATGATCAAAGATCTAAAAACCGGCCACGGTGTAGGGTATGTCGTAATATGTTTTTTGATCAACCAAATCTTTGGATGTATAAATGCGAGAAATGCAGATACTATACCCATCTAGATTGTGCAACATCAAGAGACGAGCCATTCTTGTCAATCCTCAAGTCTCCAG GTACAAGCAGTAAAAACTACAAAGATGATGAACATCTTGATCTACTTCATCTTCCGTTTCCAGATCCATCTTATAGCATACTAAAACACTTGTTTTCCATGGAAAAAGGATTAAGTACGTTAGAAGTTTCTAACAAGAACACCTACAAAGCACAAGGTATTATTCATCAGCACCCATTAATTCTAGAGGATATCACAAACCCCACCTTTTCTAGAATAAAACCAATATCCTATCATGACCCAATGAAGAGGATTCAACTTTTGTGTGATGGGTGTGTGAGGCCAATTACGAGTGGCCCAATTTACGTGTGTGACAGTGAGGGGCAATGCAACTTTGTGCTCCACGAGTGGTGCTCCCGGCTACCTGCTAAACTGAATGGCCACTTTGCTCACCAACAGCACACCCTGATTCTCCATTCAAAAGCCCCTCCTCGTAAGTTTTTTGGGGTGTTCGAATGTGATATTTGTAAGTTACATTGTAATGGATTTGCCTACTGTTGTATGGATTGCAACAACTGCATCATTGACGTTCACTGCGCCTTCTTACCTAAAGAAATCACTCATACTTCTCACCCAAATCACCTACTTTCTTTGGTTAATCACGAATCTTTGCATGATACATGTCGTATGTGCGGGTATTTTTATCCGAATCTTTCATTTGATTGCCGTACTTGTAATGATTTTCGTCTACACGTCAAGTGTGCTTTGTTTATACCGGAGACAACTAGGAACAAGTGCGACAAGCATCCTATGAAGCTGAGTTACTTTCCGATTGAGAACCATAAGAGTGACTATTTTTGTGAAGTTTGCGAGCGACAACTTAATCCTGAGATGCCATTCTATCACTGTCATGAATGTATGCAGTCTATGCATACAGCTTGTGCTCCCTCAATACTTCAGTATGAAACATATGACGAATATCCCACAGGCGTTTATGAGTTTGTAAATGTGAAGTTTGGGGGCAGATATGAGAATACTAAAGTGCATCCACACCCCCTTTCATTCGTTCAAGGGATTGAAGACGACGGTCATTGTGCCAGCAATGATTGTCACTACTATGACAATCGTCTCCAATTTAGAATGATCTTTAAGTGTTTAAATTGTAAATTTGCAGTTCATTACGATTGTTGTGAGCGTATGAgtaactga